One genomic segment of Hordeum vulgare subsp. vulgare chromosome 2H, MorexV3_pseudomolecules_assembly, whole genome shotgun sequence includes these proteins:
- the LOC123431238 gene encoding uncharacterized protein LOC123431238 — MQPMEGVLVALASYGANMLAEMAKDKVAMLTRVSGEIDELGAKLMDLKNFLADANRRNINDENMREWVEELKRAMCNDVTDILGQFWLKVSE, encoded by the coding sequence ATGCAACCCATGGAGGGGGTTCTGGTTGCTTTGGCATCCTACGGCGCCAACATGCTCGCCGAGATGGCCAAAGATAAGGTGGCAATGCTGACCAGGGTCTCCGGCGAGATCGACGAACTTGGAGCCAAGCTCATGGACCTCAAGAACTTCCTTGCTGACGCTAATAGGAGGAACATCAACGACGAGAACATGCGGGAGTGGGTGGAGGAACTGAAGCGTGCCATGTGCAACGACGTCACTGACATCCTCGGCCAGTTTTGGCTTAAGGTCTCGGAGTAG